Proteins found in one Mesorhizobium sp. CAU 1732 genomic segment:
- a CDS encoding ABC transporter permease subunit (The N-terminal region of this protein, as described by TIGR01726, is a three transmembrane segment that identifies a subfamily of ABC transporter permease subunits, which specificities that include histidine, arginine, glutamine, glutamate, L-cystine (sic), the opines (in Agrobacterium) octopine and nopaline, etc.), producing MRLAFKSNDGPAAGAVNLRSLALQAALVLGIVALAWFLIDTTLANLRARGITTGFAFLFRPVNMPIAHSWLDFAPGIHTYARALVVGFLNTLTVSFIVIVVSTVAGTLIGIARLSPNWLLARTCGGYVELIRNVPVLLQLVFWYQMLLQLPGPRNAIMVIEGLYISNRGIRYPTFLEPQGGDLALGAFAFGCAMLVALAYLRNRFGSEHLKTRSLFPAGVLLLTAVPAAVLYFSGTHISPDVPALRGFNFVGGSSLAPELSALVIGLSIYASAFVAEIVRAGIMGVPKGQWEAAESLGLSRAQAMRKIVLPQAMRIIVPPLTSEYLGITKNSSLAVAVGYPDLVAIVNTMISDTGQAVEGIAIIMAAFLTISLAVSALMNWYNRSVALVTR from the coding sequence ATGCGTCTAGCGTTCAAATCCAATGACGGTCCGGCAGCGGGAGCGGTTAACCTGCGCTCGCTTGCGCTGCAGGCCGCCTTGGTGCTCGGCATCGTCGCGCTCGCCTGGTTCCTCATCGACACGACGCTCGCCAATCTGCGCGCGCGCGGCATCACCACCGGCTTTGCGTTTCTCTTCCGGCCCGTCAACATGCCGATCGCGCATAGCTGGCTGGATTTCGCGCCCGGCATTCACACCTATGCCCGAGCACTCGTCGTTGGCTTCCTGAACACGCTGACCGTGTCGTTCATCGTCATCGTGGTCTCCACCGTCGCGGGAACGTTGATCGGCATCGCGCGCCTGTCACCCAACTGGCTTCTGGCGCGCACCTGCGGGGGCTATGTCGAGCTGATCCGCAACGTGCCGGTGCTGCTGCAACTGGTGTTCTGGTACCAGATGCTGCTTCAACTGCCCGGCCCGCGCAACGCGATCATGGTCATCGAAGGGCTCTACATCTCCAATCGCGGCATCCGCTATCCGACCTTCCTCGAACCGCAGGGCGGCGATCTGGCACTCGGCGCATTCGCGTTCGGCTGCGCCATGCTCGTCGCACTCGCCTATCTGCGCAATCGGTTCGGCAGCGAGCATTTGAAGACCCGCTCGCTCTTTCCCGCAGGTGTGCTTCTGCTAACAGCCGTGCCAGCGGCGGTGCTGTATTTTTCCGGCACCCACATTTCCCCGGATGTGCCCGCGCTTCGCGGGTTCAATTTCGTTGGCGGATCGTCGCTTGCGCCGGAGCTTTCGGCGCTTGTCATCGGCCTGTCCATCTATGCGTCGGCCTTCGTGGCCGAGATCGTGCGCGCAGGCATCATGGGCGTTCCCAAGGGTCAGTGGGAAGCGGCGGAATCGCTCGGCCTCAGCCGGGCGCAAGCGATGCGCAAGATCGTGTTGCCGCAGGCCATGCGCATCATCGTGCCGCCGCTCACCAGCGAGTATCTCGGCATCACCAAGAACAGCTCGCTTGCGGTGGCAGTGGGCTATCCCGACCTCGTGGCGATCGTGAACACGATGATCAGCGATACCGGGCAGGCGGTGGAGGGCATCGCCATCATCATGGCTGCGTTTCTCACGATCAGCCTGGCGGTCAGTGCCCTGATGAACTGGTATAACCGCTCCGTTGCGCTGGTGACGCGATGA
- a CDS encoding amino acid ABC transporter substrate-binding protein — translation MTYRQLFGACALAAGLLAASSAFAQDATAPTSSRTLETVKSRGTLICGVIGTSPGFSLPDSQGVMRGIDADQCRAVAAATLGDAEKVQWVLLAPQQRFTALQSGEVDVLFANVTWTMTRESQLGLQFPSIYYYDGQAFMVKKALGVKSALELDGASICMLTGGTSELTVQEYFSANDMTYTPVVLSEGEEARAAFLADRCDVYTIDGSSLAGFKASQGEAGEDFIILPERMTAEPLGGVVRKGDERWFDIVRWTHYTLVNAEILGIDSSNVESFMDSADPRIRRFLGIEGELGATLGLSNDFSKTVVSQVGNFGEVWDRNVVGVDRGYNNVWTKGGLQYAPPFR, via the coding sequence ATGACATACAGGCAGCTTTTCGGAGCTTGCGCGCTTGCAGCCGGTCTGCTTGCAGCATCCTCCGCCTTCGCGCAGGACGCCACAGCGCCAACATCATCCAGGACCCTGGAGACGGTGAAATCCCGCGGCACGCTCATCTGCGGCGTGATCGGCACGAGCCCCGGTTTCTCGTTGCCTGACAGCCAGGGCGTCATGCGCGGCATCGACGCCGACCAGTGCCGCGCGGTGGCGGCGGCAACCCTCGGAGACGCCGAGAAGGTGCAGTGGGTGCTGCTCGCACCGCAACAGCGCTTCACCGCGCTCCAGTCGGGAGAGGTGGACGTCCTGTTCGCCAACGTCACCTGGACGATGACGCGCGAAAGCCAGCTCGGACTTCAGTTCCCCAGCATCTATTACTATGACGGCCAGGCCTTCATGGTGAAGAAGGCGCTCGGCGTGAAAAGCGCACTCGAACTCGACGGCGCCAGCATCTGCATGCTGACCGGCGGCACTTCGGAGCTGACGGTTCAGGAGTATTTCTCCGCCAACGACATGACCTATACGCCGGTCGTGCTCTCGGAAGGCGAAGAGGCACGCGCCGCATTCCTCGCCGACCGCTGCGACGTCTACACGATCGACGGCTCGTCGCTGGCAGGCTTCAAAGCATCACAGGGCGAGGCCGGCGAAGACTTCATCATCCTCCCCGAGCGCATGACCGCCGAGCCGCTCGGCGGCGTGGTCCGCAAGGGTGACGAACGCTGGTTCGATATCGTTCGCTGGACCCACTACACACTGGTCAACGCTGAAATTCTCGGCATCGACAGCAGCAACGTCGAAAGCTTCATGGACAGCGCAGACCCACGCATCCGCCGTTTCCTCGGCATCGAGGGCGAGCTTGGGGCCACGCTGGGCCTGTCGAACGATTTCAGCAAGACGGTCGTGAGCCAGGTCGGCAATTTCGGCGAGGTCTGGGACCGCAACGTTGTCGGCGTCGACCGCGGCTACAACAATGTCTGGACCAAGGGCGGCCTGCAATACGCGCCACCCTTCCGCTGA
- a CDS encoding type II toxin-antitoxin system VapC family toxin gives MLALKALPACQGIVMASDKSPRGIERLNLLIEKASIDIVPTSESDAVAGIAAHMRYGKGSGHKAKLNFGDCFAYALAKSRNLPLLFKGDDFIHTDIEPAQKPA, from the coding sequence ATGCTTGCATTGAAAGCATTGCCAGCATGCCAGGGGATCGTCATGGCAAGCGACAAATCTCCGCGCGGAATAGAACGTCTGAACCTGCTTATCGAGAAGGCCTCGATAGATATCGTTCCGACCTCGGAAAGTGACGCTGTCGCGGGAATTGCCGCTCATATGCGCTATGGCAAAGGCTCAGGTCACAAAGCCAAGCTCAACTTCGGCGACTGCTTCGCCTACGCGCTGGCGAAGTCGCGCAATCTCCCTCTCCTGTTCAAGGGCGACGATTTCATCCACACCGACATCGAGCCGGCTCAGAAGCCAGCCTAG
- the ubiB gene encoding 2-polyprenylphenol 6-hydroxylase produces the protein MSTLGAYFRLVHAGWVMTREGVLAALPGDQLEGLPKTAWRAARLLARRKSKKQERSLRLSHAVDRLGPSYVKLGQFLATRPDVVGSEMAADLANLQDRMKTFPTALSTAEIEASLGRPVTELYERFDEPIAAASIAQVHPASVIKDGVSVPVAVKVIRPGVRRRFYNDLESYFLAARLQERFIPSSRRLRPVEVTRTLEQTTKIEMDLRLEAAALSELAENTQDDPGFRVPWVDWERTGRDVVTMEWIDGVKMNDVQGLRDAGHDLKALAANLIQSFLRHTLRDGFFHADMHPGNLFVDPNGTIVAVDLGIAGRLGKKERRFLAEILYGFITRDYLRVAEVHFEAGYVPRTQNVHAFAQAIRAIGEPIHGQPAETISMARLLTLLFEVTELFDMAARPELVLLQKTMVVVEGVARTLDPAFNMWKTAEPVVGDWIRGNLGPRGVLEDTRDAVSAALSLARQAPELAARTERLSREIDSMAEHGLRFDEDTARAIGKAEARHTRSGRIALWVIAATLIWIAVQVS, from the coding sequence ATGAGCACGCTCGGCGCCTATTTTCGGCTGGTTCACGCCGGCTGGGTGATGACACGCGAAGGCGTTTTGGCCGCCCTTCCCGGCGACCAGCTCGAAGGCCTGCCCAAGACGGCCTGGCGGGCGGCGCGCCTGCTCGCACGCCGCAAGTCGAAGAAGCAGGAACGCAGCCTGCGCCTGTCCCACGCCGTCGATCGGCTGGGACCGTCCTACGTCAAGCTCGGGCAGTTCCTTGCGACGCGGCCCGACGTCGTCGGTTCGGAGATGGCAGCCGATCTCGCGAACCTACAAGACCGGATGAAGACATTCCCCACCGCGCTCTCGACCGCGGAAATCGAGGCGTCGCTGGGGCGGCCCGTCACCGAGCTTTACGAGCGGTTTGACGAGCCGATCGCCGCCGCCTCCATCGCACAGGTGCATCCGGCGTCGGTAATCAAGGACGGCGTCAGCGTTCCGGTCGCGGTCAAGGTGATCCGGCCCGGCGTGCGGCGGCGGTTCTACAACGACCTCGAAAGCTACTTCCTCGCCGCGCGCCTGCAGGAGCGTTTCATCCCGTCGTCGCGGCGCCTGCGGCCGGTCGAAGTGACGCGAACGCTCGAGCAGACGACCAAGATCGAGATGGATCTGCGGCTCGAGGCGGCCGCGCTCTCCGAACTCGCCGAAAACACGCAGGACGATCCCGGTTTTCGCGTTCCATGGGTCGACTGGGAACGCACGGGCCGCGACGTCGTCACGATGGAGTGGATCGACGGCGTCAAGATGAACGACGTTCAGGGTCTGCGCGACGCCGGCCACGACCTGAAGGCCCTGGCCGCGAACCTGATCCAGTCCTTCCTGCGCCACACGCTGCGCGACGGCTTTTTCCATGCCGACATGCATCCGGGAAACCTCTTCGTCGACCCCAACGGCACGATTGTCGCCGTCGATCTCGGCATTGCGGGGCGGCTGGGCAAGAAGGAGCGCCGCTTCCTCGCCGAAATCCTCTACGGCTTCATCACGCGCGATTATCTGCGCGTTGCCGAAGTGCATTTCGAGGCAGGCTACGTGCCGCGCACCCAGAACGTGCACGCCTTCGCGCAGGCGATCCGTGCCATCGGCGAGCCCATCCACGGCCAGCCGGCCGAGACGATCTCGATGGCCCGCCTCCTGACGCTTCTCTTCGAGGTGACGGAACTCTTCGACATGGCCGCCCGGCCGGAGCTCGTGCTCCTCCAGAAGACGATGGTCGTCGTCGAAGGCGTAGCCCGCACCCTCGATCCCGCATTCAACATGTGGAAGACCGCCGAGCCCGTCGTCGGTGACTGGATCCGTGGCAATCTCGGCCCCAGAGGCGTCCTCGAAGACACGCGCGACGCGGTCAGCGCCGCACTCTCGCTCGCCCGCCAGGCGCCGGAACTCGCCGCGCGGACGGAGCGCCTGTCCCGCGAGATCGATTCGATGGCCGAGCACGGTCTGCGCTTCGACGAAGACACGGCCCGCGCCATCGGCAAGGCCGAGGCACGGCACACGCGGTCGGGGCGCATCGCGCTGTGGGTGATCGCCGCAACCCTGATCTGGATCGCCGTGCAGGTTAGCTGA
- the ubiE gene encoding bifunctional demethylmenaquinone methyltransferase/2-methoxy-6-polyprenyl-1,4-benzoquinol methylase UbiE has protein sequence MSEQRTTATGGMETAYGFRDVDAGQKQGLVNDVFHKVANRYDLMNDLMSAGLHRVWKEAMVTWLNPPKRDGWRVLDVAGGTGDISFRIVDASGGNAQATVLDINGSMLAVGKERAAKRGLSDNVEFVEANAEELPFEDATFDAYTIAFGIRNVPRIDVALQEAYRVLKPGGRLLCLEFSDVEMPILDKVYEAWSFNAIPRIGEIVAGEGEPYRYLVESIRKFPNQQNFAAMIGRAGFDRVTYRNYSGGIAALHSGWKL, from the coding sequence ATGTCGGAACAACGCACCACCGCCACCGGCGGCATGGAGACTGCATACGGCTTCCGCGACGTGGACGCGGGCCAGAAGCAGGGTCTCGTCAATGACGTGTTCCACAAAGTCGCCAACCGATACGACCTGATGAACGATCTGATGTCCGCCGGGTTGCACCGTGTCTGGAAGGAAGCCATGGTCACATGGCTCAACCCGCCCAAGCGGGACGGCTGGCGCGTTCTCGATGTCGCCGGCGGTACGGGCGACATTTCGTTCCGCATCGTCGACGCCTCCGGGGGCAACGCGCAGGCGACCGTGCTCGACATCAACGGCTCCATGCTGGCGGTCGGCAAGGAGCGCGCGGCGAAGCGTGGCCTGTCGGACAATGTCGAGTTCGTCGAGGCCAATGCCGAGGAACTGCCCTTCGAAGATGCGACGTTCGACGCCTACACCATCGCCTTCGGCATACGGAATGTTCCGCGCATCGATGTGGCGCTGCAAGAGGCCTATCGCGTGCTGAAGCCCGGCGGACGCCTGCTCTGCCTTGAATTTTCCGATGTCGAGATGCCGATTCTCGACAAGGTCTACGAGGCCTGGTCGTTCAATGCCATTCCGCGCATCGGCGAAATCGTCGCGGGCGAAGGCGAGCCCTATCGCTATCTGGTCGAATCGATCCGCAAGTTTCCCAACCAGCAGAATTTCGCGGCCATGATCGGCCGCGCGGGCTTCGACCGCGTGACATACCGGAACTATTCGGGCGGCATCGCAGCGCTTCATTCGGGCTGGAAGCTTTGA
- a CDS encoding adenosine deaminase, with product MVLKAELHCHVEGAAAPELVIEQARKYNKPVEPFLKDGSFVWHDFTSFLAAYDFAADLFRTEDDYARLTEHYLTSLARDGAIYSEVFTSPDHATKAGLSPQAYTNALGEGILRARAKTGIEGRMIVTGVRHFGVESVEAAARFAAKCGHPLVTGYGMAGDERFGDVEDYVRAFEIAREAGLGITVHAGELAGWESVQAALDHLRPARIGHGVRAIENPDLVKRIAERGIVLEVCPVSNIELKVFPSYAEHPFLALRKAGCKVTLNSDDPPYFWTSLKKEYDVAAEHFGLGKKDLSVITRTAIEAAFVDRKTRAALLAKVDAAAPRR from the coding sequence ATGGTGTTGAAGGCCGAATTGCATTGCCATGTCGAAGGCGCGGCGGCGCCCGAACTGGTGATCGAGCAGGCGCGCAAATACAACAAGCCCGTCGAACCCTTCCTCAAGGACGGATCCTTCGTCTGGCACGACTTCACGTCGTTTCTCGCAGCCTACGACTTCGCAGCCGACCTGTTTCGCACCGAGGACGACTATGCGCGGCTGACCGAGCACTACCTCACAAGCCTCGCCCGCGACGGCGCCATCTATTCGGAAGTCTTCACCTCGCCCGACCATGCGACCAAGGCCGGCCTGTCCCCGCAGGCCTACACCAACGCGCTTGGCGAAGGCATTCTGCGCGCCAGGGCCAAGACCGGCATCGAGGGCAGGATGATCGTCACCGGCGTGCGCCATTTCGGTGTCGAATCGGTCGAGGCTGCCGCCCGCTTTGCTGCAAAATGCGGCCATCCGCTGGTGACGGGTTACGGCATGGCGGGCGATGAACGCTTCGGCGACGTCGAGGACTATGTCCGCGCCTTCGAGATCGCGCGGGAGGCGGGGCTGGGCATCACCGTTCACGCCGGCGAACTGGCCGGGTGGGAGAGCGTGCAGGCAGCGCTCGATCATCTGCGTCCGGCCCGCATCGGGCACGGCGTACGCGCGATCGAAAACCCCGATCTCGTCAAACGCATCGCCGAACGCGGCATCGTGCTCGAAGTCTGCCCGGTCTCCAACATCGAGCTGAAGGTGTTTCCGAGCTACGCCGAGCACCCGTTCCTCGCTTTGCGCAAGGCCGGCTGCAAGGTCACGCTCAATTCCGATGATCCGCCCTATTTCTGGACGTCGCTCAAGAAGGAGTACGACGTCGCGGCCGAACATTTCGGCCTGGGAAAGAAGGACCTGTCCGTCATCACGCGTACGGCTATCGAGGCTGCGTTTGTGGACAGGAAGACGCGCGCGGCGCTGCTCGCCAAGGTCGATGCCGCGGCGCCGAGGCGGTGA